Below is a genomic region from Streptomyces ferrugineus.
CCCCGGCCGTGTCAGGTACCGGGGTCAGGAACCCGATGAGCGGATGCTCACCGGCAAACGACCGATCAAGTACCGATCAGTACTGCTCGGTCTCCACGAAACCCGCGTCCGCGTCGTCGTCGGCGCCGAAGGCGTCGGCGGCGGCCGTGGGGTCGAATCCGGGCGGGCTGTCCTTCAGGGCCAGGCCCATGCCGGCCAGCTTCGCCTTGACCTCGTCGATGGACTTCGCACCGAAGTTGCGGATGTCCAGCAGGTCGGCCTCGGAGCGAGCGACGAGTTCACCCACGGAGTGGATGCCCTCACGCTTGAGGCAGTTGTAGGAGCGGACCGTGAGCTCCAGCTCCTCGATCGGCAGCGCCAGGTCGGCGGCAAGGGCGGCGTCCGTCGGGGACGGGCCCATGTCGATGCCCTCGGCGTCGATGTTCAGCTCACGGGCCAGACCGAACAGCTCGACCAGCGTCTTGCCCGCCGACGCCATGGCGTCACGCGGACGCATCGCCTGCTTGGTCTCGACATCGACGATCAGCTTGTCGAAGTCGGTGCGCTGCTCGACACGCGTGGCCTCGACCTTGTACGTGACCTTCAGAACCGGCGAGTAGATCGAGTCGACCGGAATACGGCCGATCTCCTGACCCACCTGCTTGTTCTGCACCGCCGAGACATAACCGCGGCCACGCTCGACCGTCAGCTCCATCTCCAGCTTGCCCTTGCCGTTGAGCGTGGCCAGGACCAGGTCGGGATTGTGCACCTCGACACCGGCCGGCGGCGCGATGTCGGCGGCGGTGACCAGACCCGGACCCTGCTTGCGCAGGTACATCACGACCGGCTCGTCGTGCTCCGAGGAGACGACCAGCTGCTTGATGTTGAGGATCAGGTCGGTGACGTCCTCCTTGACGCCCGGCACGGTGGTGAACTCGTGCAGCACGCCGTCGATACGGATGGACGTGACCGCCGCACCCGGGATCGAGGACAGGAGGGTCCGGCGAAGGGAGTTGCCGAGGGTGTAGCCGAAGCCCGGCTCCAGCGGCTCGATCACGAACCGGGACCGGAACTCGTCGACGACCTCTTCGGTCAACGAGGGACGCTGAGCAATCAGCATGTGTGGATCAGATCCTTCTTTCGTGGACGCCCGCTATTTGACGTCCGACGGAAACCGCACCCGTGAAAAGTGCGGGTACTGCAAGGGTACGGGCGGTAAGCCCCTTACGGAGCCATACCGCCCGGACCCTCAAGTCAACCGTGCGTCAGACGCGGCGACGCTTCGGCGGACGGCAGCCGTTGTGCGGGGTCGGGGTGACGTCCTGGATGGAGCCGACCTCGAGACCGGTCGCCTGAAGCGAACGGATCGCGGTCTCACGACCGGA
It encodes:
- a CDS encoding DNA-directed RNA polymerase subunit alpha; this encodes MLIAQRPSLTEEVVDEFRSRFVIEPLEPGFGYTLGNSLRRTLLSSIPGAAVTSIRIDGVLHEFTTVPGVKEDVTDLILNIKQLVVSSEHDEPVVMYLRKQGPGLVTAADIAPPAGVEVHNPDLVLATLNGKGKLEMELTVERGRGYVSAVQNKQVGQEIGRIPVDSIYSPVLKVTYKVEATRVEQRTDFDKLIVDVETKQAMRPRDAMASAGKTLVELFGLARELNIDAEGIDMGPSPTDAALAADLALPIEELELTVRSYNCLKREGIHSVGELVARSEADLLDIRNFGAKSIDEVKAKLAGMGLALKDSPPGFDPTAAADAFGADDDADAGFVETEQY